The sequence below is a genomic window from Saccopteryx leptura isolate mSacLep1 chromosome 10, mSacLep1_pri_phased_curated, whole genome shotgun sequence.
gctgaaggcccacggtcaaggcacatatgagaaagcaatcaatgaacaactaaggtgtcacaacgaaaaaccaatgattgatgcttctcatctctctcagttcctgtctgtccctatctatccctctctctgtctgtttaaaaaaaaaaagaccacaaggATGAAGACAGCATTCCTTACACTGTAATCTTTAAGAGCACCCACTTCTGTGTACAACACTTTCAGCTTTCTTAAATACTAACAGCACATCTTGTACCACTGAGAGTCAAAGTTCCCTCAAGCACTAGATGTCAGTGAGCTCGCTAAGGTCTGCTACTCAAAGCACTTTCTGAAGACACTGAGGGTAGAGCTTAGCAACAGCACATTCAAAATGCCTGCCAAGGTCCCAGAGCCGATCTGGGGTCTCATATACTTTCATCCATTGGTCAGCGATGTCATCATATTGGTAAAGGGAATTTTTTCTGCTGGTTCTGAAGACATGTTCTTCAACTGTCACCTGAGTAGCTCgaacaaataaatgaagtttATTTTGGAAAAGTACCAGTTTAAGGTATGGATTTATGGACTCATCACATGGAAAGTCCTTCTTTCGAGTCCATTGATTTAGCTCAATGTCATAGGCTTCCACAGTGAACACGCGCTGATGATTTCCACAGGTTCCAGCTATGTAGTAGATAGAGTCTTTGTATACAGCTGCTAAGCCCTGGATTCTAGGCACAGTCATAGGGGTTAAAAAACCCCAGTAGTCTTTTTGAGGctcatagaagaggaaaaattctcctaaaaaaaagcaaaacaagaataTGTACATTTACATGTCTCTTTTTGGTTGTATGTTGAAGACTAAAAGAacataattttccaaatattccACTCTAAAAGTACTGTTTTTATAATCTTCAGAGACATAGTAATTATTAAATAGCTTAAAATGTCTTTGCTCCATGGCATAACAAATAATATTACAGTCTACCTGAATTGGGGGCGTTCATATTGGGGAGAGGTGAGGAGTTTCTTTGGCTTGATAGCAGAATAATAGTCAAGACCTTGGTTCCATTTATTCTATCCAATTATGTATTTCAGAAAACTTATTGTATGCCAGCAATAGAAATGCATTATTAATCATGGTTACCTAGTaaagtcaaattatatatatagcttCATCACAAACTGTATATGTATAagctactacaaattgatgtgcTAATTATTTAATTAGAAGATAGTAGTACATGGAATGGTTCAGATTGTGTCTATGCACcacttatgtgtttattttttagtgttgCTATTATGCAAAGACAAATATTCAAGAGGTGAAAACATGGCTTTACTTATGATAGAAAACACATACATAATTTAGGAAGTTGACTTTGAGTCAGTTTCAATTctcttttaacaataaaaaggtGTGCTGAGTCACATTGCcaatataaaaatgtctttaagaATTAAACTACATGAGTTACACGAATTTGGCTAATTACAGCACTTCTGTAAAAATCCCTTATATAATAATCTGAACCTTTTATGAACATATTAAATGGTACTACAATAGCCATAGATAGTCCAAAATACACTGCtgactattcatttatttatataaaaaggttTTTGTTTAGATTAGAAATACCTACTTCTAAAttgagcttctctctctctctctctcttttttttccttcttcttttccaagtgagaggagggaagatagagagacagactcccacatgcaccctgactgggatccacctggcaaccccatctggggccgatgctctgcccatctggggctatgcttacaaccaagctatttttagcatctgaggcagaggctccacagagccatccttagtgcccagggctgatgtgttcaaaccaatcgagccatgtgGGAGCGGAagagcagaagaggaagagagagagagagagagagagagaaagagagagaataggagcaggaagggtggagaagcagctggtcgcttctcctgtgtgccctgacccggaatcaaacctgggacatccacatgctgggccgacgccctaccactaagccaaccagccagggcctgagcttCTCTTGACAACCATTTTGAATTAGGTCTATGCCTATCTACAAACTTAACTATCTACTTAATAGTGATAatagaacttcaatttttcttaCAATAGCTTGTTAAACTCCCTGCATCTGCTTGCACATCAACTGCTCTAAAATGATGAGCTTGTAACAGGATCCTCAGTAAAGAATATAggaattaaaactttctaacatATACTACTTCTCTATAAATTTCTTATGGAAAGATGATACATAAAAATGATTGATTTTGAAAACAAATGATGGGTAATTAAGAAAACCCTCAGAGCCTCAGGTTCCTTTCATATAAAAAATAGCCTTGGATTAAACAATGTTCATCCCAGCCTATTAATTCAATGCTATTTTGCTTCACTATTTATATCAATATACAACCTTTACCTTCCAATTTAGTGTCTTACAATTAATTCTATGTCTATCAAATAACTGGTTAGCCAGTAAAACCAAAATATATGTAAAGAGAGCTTCATCATACTGGATGATACTCAATCATACGCAACAGATTATATATCAATTCTCATATTCCATTTTTCAGCAAGATCAACAAGCCTAAATCATACCCATGTttctattcaaataaaataaggcACTAGAGAATATTATTCCTtctggaaaattaaattttactgatCTTTAAACATACGgcctcagggttttttttcctagGAAATTTTAAGTCAAATAAAGGATTAGAGCAAAGAACAATTTaaaggaaacataaaataaaactaaaaactcaTATATCTACACAGAAGTTGcccattttttcttgttttattaaagtaaaagGTGAGGAAAACATTTATATGTAAGCACTTAAGAAAcacagaagagaaataaagatcAACACTGCATTCAACATTCAAACAACTAAAACGTTCAaaaccaaacaagaaaaacattagTTATCTCAAATCAGAACCTCAgaacaaatataatttattcttacCAACtcactttttctatttctattgtatcatttaaaatctttaaaaaagctAAGTATATTAggcctggccggtggctcagtgaatagagtgttggcccggcatatggacatcccaggtttgattcccggtcagggcacacaggagaagcgaccatctgctttttttcctctacctctcccctgtcccctcctgaagccagtggcctgattagtttgagtgtggccccaggcactgatgatagctcagttggtctgagtgcatcagcctcaggcactaaaaatagcttggtatgagagcatcagcccaaaatAGGGGTTactaggtggatcttggtcagggttcatgcaggagtctgtctctctatcacctctccactcacattaaaaaaacaaaaacatgtaagTATATTAAATATCCCCTCTTATTTCCACTggtaaaagtacaaaaaaagggTCATCTCAAagttctctgggaaaaaaaattaaaaacatgaaaaacaacATAAACTGCagtaaaattaaaatctgaaGGCTGTAATTTCACTCTTTGTAGTTAAATTTTGTAAGCTGTGAAATTATAAAGCGTATACAAAACTCTCAAGTAATTATTATACCTTCAGTTAATGCTttgttcctttttgtcttttatactAACCCTTAAGTTCCATAAGAAAAGTAGCTGCTACAACATCTCTTGATTATATATTATGAAGAACAGAAAAAGTCATGCACTTGCTCTCTTGTTTCAAGTCTTAAAAAGAGTTCtgaaatagttttcaaaaatactaaacaagccctggccagttggctcagtggtagagcatcagcctagcatgtagaatcccgggtttgattcccagccagggcacacaggagaagcgcccatctgcttctccacccttccccttctcctttctctctatctctctcttcccctcccacagtcaaagctccattggagcaaagttgaccaaggcacttaggatggcgccatggcctcCGCTAAAATGGCTCCCGTTGCTATGGAGCAAcggtcccaaatgggcagagcatcgccccatggtgggcatgccaggtggatctgtctctctggctccccacttctcatttcagaaaaaacaaaaaacaattactcattaaagaatgcttttttccccccttaagtaagaagcagggaagcagagaggcagaccaACCACCTATACcccaaccaggcaagccccctacccagcgatgctctgcccatctggggctgttgctttgttgctcagcaactgagctattttagtgcctgaggcaaggccatggagccatcctcagcacccagggccaacttgctccaactgagtcatggctgcaggaggggaagagaaagagaaggggaaggggaggggtggagaagcagatgggtgctttttctgtgtgctctgactggaatcaaacccaggacatccaaccgccaggccaacactgtactgctgaactggccagggccaaaaatgctttaaaaatacttattccACATGATGTCAAAATACAGTAATATAATCCTACAGGATTATTTTAGTAACTTAAAAATATCTACCTTTAttgatttaaaagtttattttcattatagGTCCTTTAAAGGAGAGACTGGTCCACCAAAGTTTATGATAAGAAAGCCAGTTATTCCTCAATTAACAGGAACAAACTCCTATTTTAGTATAAGTAAAACACAGTTTGACCTGTTATTTTCATGAAGACTAAATCTCTTCAGCACCTACCCTGTAAAACATAGATCTTCTCTTTGTACTCCACAGCATTATGAAACTCCATTGCAACAGGCATTGCACAAACAGTCGTCCAACAATTTTCTCTGCTGTCATAGCACTCCACAGACTTTAGTGAGTTTCTCCCATCACCTTCATAAACACGCCCTCCAATTGCATACATCTTACCACAGCAATACACCAGTTTGCAGCCTATTCTGGCTCGAAGCAAGGATGGTTTGGATAGCCACCGATTGGTGGAATGGTCATACATCCAGAAATCATTTTCTGCCTTGTGGTCGATGGATACCTCACTGCTGCTTGGCCTGTATCCTCCTGCAATGTAAATGTCATTATCTGGTGATATAAGAATCCCAACTTCTCTGAGATCATTTGGTGGTTTGCACAATTTAAACACTCTTCCTGTAACTATATCTAGACAAGGCACTGTTTGCTTCTTTCCTGAGTGTTTGTGGGCAGCATCAAAACATATGATCATTTCAGATGCAGTCATTCCAAGTCTCTGTGTACAGCCATTAGTACTGGACGGTCCCTTCTCTACACAGCTTTTGGCTATAGCATGTGCAAACTGAGGTGGAATGTTCTCTATAAAGGTATCTTCCATCAGAGGAAAACGTATGCATTTGGCAAAAATTTCAGGAAGGTGCACTTCTCGTTCATTCTGTTCATGTTCAAACCACCTTACAATGCTTTCATAAACATGCTCTTCTCGGTCTACATTTAAATCATCACTGTCTAGTATACTTATCAGTTGGTCTTTCGTCAACTGGAGAAACTCTTGTTCTTTGGTGACACACAGAAACTTTTTACGAATGTATTCTTTTGATCGATCTCTGAGTTCCTGGTGACCATAATGATCAGCAAAGATGAAAACCCCAATAGAATTTTGTGGGTCCAAATGGCTGATCATATACTTAGCACATTGGTCTTGGATGGAAGGAATCTGAAAGATGCTAGCTGCAGTAAACAGAGCTTGGACATTGGCCTCTGTTAGAACAACTCTGGAGGTGTAGGCATATTTCAACACTAAATCCATTGATTCAGCTTCAACACCGACTATTCGAACTTCTTTTTGAGAACACTCTGTAAGGCCACTAGTGAACATGGATCTACAAAGGAAAGAGTACTTAATATTATATGTGtgccataaataaaaattatggtgGCAAACACTTAAaagtgtaaatgtaccacaaagATAACCCTTGAAACTAAAAAAAGTATTTCCTAATGTGTTTTCTGACATTCTGAATGGGAATAAGAGATGCTCATTTAGCAGAAGGATTTAGTCAGACTAATCTAAAAAACTCTACTCTCGGGACCAGTCCACTTTGTGCCAATTCTGAGAAGAGGGGACTATACCTAATTAAAGCACACCTTATTTTCCTTGGAGGCCCTATCCAGGCTTCTGGTCAACTTGCCTTAGAAACCTGAGATCTTAAATCACCAGGCCAGTCAAAAAGTTTAAGAATACCTATATGGTGTTTACGTGATATATTGGTATATAGATATTAATAAAATTCTTCATATCTCAGTGGCAATTTACAATGCAACTTGTGcccaaaatatatctttaaatttttcatcttagaaaaacaaaacattcatcCTAAATACTTACTTTCTACCTACTCCTATGTAAAACTATCTCTTACTATCTCTTGAATACTTCCTTAATCATTATAAGGAAGAAAATCATGTCACTTATCCTTGGACATTCTGAAAACCTTTGCTTAAAGAAATATACTTAATATTCTCCAAGTTACCATATTTTTACCTCTGATATCTGtgtacaaataaaaattatagtaggTTGATTTATAATGACTACTTCTAAAGGGAATTTAGGAATTACCTGATTCTTTGGAGATAATGGTTTTTAAATCCCAAACTTTTGCCTTTGAGCCcaagctttatatatatatatattaaaatatctgtGCATTTATGGGCCTTTCTTGGCCAAAATATtaagtaaacaaaagaaaaacctagCTCTTTACTTAAGTATTAGttattttcaaacattatttgcatttcttttcctcctttcagtttctttcaaggctactcttaaaattaatataaaaatcaaatcaaaagtTCTTTTAAAAGCCTTTTTAGAAAAAGGCTCGGTGCCCTAGAACGCTTACTAAATGTCTGCTGAAGACACTGACCTAGTGTTGGTAATAGTTAATTTAAGTGTACAGATCCAGAcccctcatattttatttttaagtgttatgCTATGGAAAATATCCTTAAAGAGGAAGATTCCATCAAATGAAAAATGCAATTTAAGAAATACTGGAGGTATACAAGGTATCACAAGGACCCAGCTTGCTGCCTGGGTTAACCAGCTTTGACTCTTATTTTTACTTCTATAATGtaaattttaagtttaatatcacacaggctttttttttatgactgaaaacTAGATGTTCCAATGTATAGCTGGTTTTCAATTCAGATACTGAAAACCTCAGTGATACAGTtaccaattaaaaagaaaaataaagctcttCATTAGGCATAGATTAATTCCCAAAGGAGAACATTGCCACATATCCCTTTATCATGGGAACTCCTACTGACCTAAATAGGCTGGTCTCACATACAGGAGCAGTATGAGATCTGatgatttttcttctgttttaatagGTTCTTTATGTAAACTCTACATAAAGTGGGAACACTTCCTCACACAAAACCTTGAGCAGCAAATGCTTGTAACAATGCAAATTTTAATTCTGACAAGTCACTGGAGTCTTGGTACAGCCATGCCGGATTCCAAGCTATTCTAATTCTTCCACTAGTGATTCAAGACTTAGAAACTATTAAGTATGACTTTCTAGATATCACAGAAGCACCGGCATTGTGCCAAGAAACTTCCCTTACAGAAACCATGAACCAGAGATAAAaatctaatattttgtttttagccAAATATCTTCATTTGATTCAAATCTTATTTCTTGGAAATTAAGATCTATTAAAGTTATTTCTCTATGTCttcaaaactaattttaattaAGTATGATATTTAATGATATAAGATAGAGTATATCATTTCAGTAAGATACAGCCATTTTCACTTTGAAGCTtcaatgctttttttaaatttttttaccatTCAAACCTTATATAACAATTTCTGTAAGGCTACTTTAAAGAGGACACACATTCTTGttccttaaaatacatataatgacTAACATGCCTGACTCGAGAATCCAATTCTACCTCTGCCACTTAACTACTTAGATTATTTAGACAGGCCGTTTAATCTCAGCTTCAGTTTATTTCACATGTAGCATGGGAATAATAACTGTGCAGAGACAGAACTGTAAAGCAATGTATGCAAAGTAAGCTTAACCCAAAGCTCAATAGTAGTTAATTATGACATATATTTAAATGCATAAATGACCTAAGCAGATCTAGTGGATAGTCCAGATAAGCGCATCTCACCAGCAGTTTCCATTACCAGGCCAAACTAATTATCTTTTGTGTACTACTTgagcttcttctttttcctttctagcTCACTGCCTCATGACAGTTAATACTTAATAGTCCAATGACCTACGCTAGCAAATCAGACAGAAGTGACTATATTTAACTCAGTATTCTGGGAAATAGGAACCAGAAACTACTGTCTGAAATACTGCACCTTTATATGCCCTATAAAGGTAAGCAcctccaaaacaaaaaaatacactgAGAGTGTGGTTGAGAAAATTATTTCCTGTCATTCATGCACCATTATTGGACATTGAAAGCCTTAAAAAAATGAGCACttgaaacaaaaagagaacttAAACTCGAGTAGGAGGCTGCCTTTATCACTGGTCGTTTTCAGAGTATAAAATTTTTTACACTCaagttttaaaacttcaattttcagttttatgaTATACAAAGATGAacctaaatgaaaataaaaagttagccTAAAAATGTTTCTGGAAATCTTGGAAATAATCACCAGTCTGGGACATAAGGTACATAggaaactatattttatttatttttatttcaccacTTCTATCCTCATACGATTAAAACAATCTATTAATAGTAATTTGTTTTCAAAGAAGAGGCTCTAAAGTTTTAAACTCTAAAAGAGTTACATGCAATAAAGGAATGTGCATTATGGATGAATTTTGGGAACAAATTTTAGACCAGCACTGTCCAATACAATTGTCAGTGATGGAAACGCTCCCTGCCTGGGCTGTGCGATGTGGCAGCCACTCCCTACATGTGGCTGCTGAGCACTTCAAATGTGGTTAGTGTGCTTGAGGAACTGAATGTCTAACtttgtttaatttaaataaagtttcatgtgccacatgtggctagtgactgCCATATCTGGCAGGAAAATTCTAGATTTTCTAAGATTTTCTAGCCTTTACTTGAAACAGAagcattaacttaaaaaaaaacacacacaaaaaaaaacacccgaATTCTAGAAGAATCCGACAGatcaaaaacaagaagaaaaaataaatatagggcCTGTTATCTATTTTCAGGAAACAACCTCATTGGTTTCACTTCATCGTAGCACGTCAGCATAGTAATGGAATGGCCATgctgggggagaaggggaggtctCCACCATCATCATACCTGAAGTAAGGGCTGATTGCAGCAAGAACGTTTCTATGACAGGAAAATGTTTTCCCGTGATCCACTTCCACTACAATGTCTGTCAACTGTCCTTCCTCGTACATTGTTTTGAGTTGCGTAAGAATACTGCAAGCATGGAAGGGGTCCATGGCATCGCTGGCTGTGTCTGAAGATGCAATCCCATTCGGTGTTGGGGAAGACTTATTTAAATCTAGGAGGAGAAAAATCGTACAACCACAAGAAGTTCGGAGCCATTGACGGCATCACGGGTTCGGTTTGTTGGtttactttatttagtttttgtttgcttgcttgtttttccCG
It includes:
- the KBTBD8 gene encoding kelch repeat and BTB domain-containing protein 8 isoform X1 — its product is MQSRREKWRDLNKSSPTPNGIASSDTASDAMDPFHACSILTQLKTMYEEGQLTDIVVEVDHGKTFSCHRNVLAAISPYFRSMFTSGLTECSQKEVRIVGVEAESMDLVLKYAYTSRVVLTEANVQALFTAASIFQIPSIQDQCAKYMISHLDPQNSIGVFIFADHYGHQELRDRSKEYIRKKFLCVTKEQEFLQLTKDQLISILDSDDLNVDREEHVYESIVRWFEHEQNEREVHLPEIFAKCIRFPLMEDTFIENIPPQFAHAIAKSCVEKGPSSTNGCTQRLGMTASEMIICFDAAHKHSGKKQTVPCLDIVTGRVFKLCKPPNDLREVGILISPDNDIYIAGGYRPSSSEVSIDHKAENDFWMYDHSTNRWLSKPSLLRARIGCKLVYCCGKMYAIGGRVYEGDGRNSLKSVECYDSRENCWTTVCAMPVAMEFHNAVEYKEKIYVLQGEFFLFYEPQKDYWGFLTPMTVPRIQGLAAVYKDSIYYIAGTCGNHQRVFTVEAYDIELNQWTRKKDFPCDESINPYLKLVLFQNKLHLFVRATQVTVEEHVFRTSRKNSLYQYDDIADQWMKVYETPDRLWDLGRHFECAVAKLYPQCLQKVL
- the KBTBD8 gene encoding kelch repeat and BTB domain-containing protein 8 isoform X2 yields the protein MAASADLNKSSPTPNGIASSDTASDAMDPFHACSILTQLKTMYEEGQLTDIVVEVDHGKTFSCHRNVLAAISPYFRSMFTSGLTECSQKEVRIVGVEAESMDLVLKYAYTSRVVLTEANVQALFTAASIFQIPSIQDQCAKYMISHLDPQNSIGVFIFADHYGHQELRDRSKEYIRKKFLCVTKEQEFLQLTKDQLISILDSDDLNVDREEHVYESIVRWFEHEQNEREVHLPEIFAKCIRFPLMEDTFIENIPPQFAHAIAKSCVEKGPSSTNGCTQRLGMTASEMIICFDAAHKHSGKKQTVPCLDIVTGRVFKLCKPPNDLREVGILISPDNDIYIAGGYRPSSSEVSIDHKAENDFWMYDHSTNRWLSKPSLLRARIGCKLVYCCGKMYAIGGRVYEGDGRNSLKSVECYDSRENCWTTVCAMPVAMEFHNAVEYKEKIYVLQGEFFLFYEPQKDYWGFLTPMTVPRIQGLAAVYKDSIYYIAGTCGNHQRVFTVEAYDIELNQWTRKKDFPCDESINPYLKLVLFQNKLHLFVRATQVTVEEHVFRTSRKNSLYQYDDIADQWMKVYETPDRLWDLGRHFECAVAKLYPQCLQKVL
- the KBTBD8 gene encoding kelch repeat and BTB domain-containing protein 8 isoform X4 gives rise to the protein MFTSGLTECSQKEVRIVGVEAESMDLVLKYAYTSRVVLTEANVQALFTAASIFQIPSIQDQCAKYMISHLDPQNSIGVFIFADHYGHQELRDRSKEYIRKKFLCVTKEQEFLQLTKDQLISILDSDDLNVDREEHVYESIVRWFEHEQNEREVHLPEIFAKCIRFPLMEDTFIENIPPQFAHAIAKSCVEKGPSSTNGCTQRLGMTASEMIICFDAAHKHSGKKQTVPCLDIVTGRVFKLCKPPNDLREVGILISPDNDIYIAGGYRPSSSEVSIDHKAENDFWMYDHSTNRWLSKPSLLRARIGCKLVYCCGKMYAIGGRVYEGDGRNSLKSVECYDSRENCWTTVCAMPVAMEFHNAVEYKEKIYVLQGEFFLFYEPQKDYWGFLTPMTVPRIQGLAAVYKDSIYYIAGTCGNHQRVFTVEAYDIELNQWTRKKDFPCDESINPYLKLVLFQNKLHLFVRATQVTVEEHVFRTSRKNSLYQYDDIADQWMKVYETPDRLWDLGRHFECAVAKLYPQCLQKVL
- the KBTBD8 gene encoding kelch repeat and BTB domain-containing protein 8 isoform X3; the encoded protein is MERSMFTSGLTECSQKEVRIVGVEAESMDLVLKYAYTSRVVLTEANVQALFTAASIFQIPSIQDQCAKYMISHLDPQNSIGVFIFADHYGHQELRDRSKEYIRKKFLCVTKEQEFLQLTKDQLISILDSDDLNVDREEHVYESIVRWFEHEQNEREVHLPEIFAKCIRFPLMEDTFIENIPPQFAHAIAKSCVEKGPSSTNGCTQRLGMTASEMIICFDAAHKHSGKKQTVPCLDIVTGRVFKLCKPPNDLREVGILISPDNDIYIAGGYRPSSSEVSIDHKAENDFWMYDHSTNRWLSKPSLLRARIGCKLVYCCGKMYAIGGRVYEGDGRNSLKSVECYDSRENCWTTVCAMPVAMEFHNAVEYKEKIYVLQGEFFLFYEPQKDYWGFLTPMTVPRIQGLAAVYKDSIYYIAGTCGNHQRVFTVEAYDIELNQWTRKKDFPCDESINPYLKLVLFQNKLHLFVRATQVTVEEHVFRTSRKNSLYQYDDIADQWMKVYETPDRLWDLGRHFECAVAKLYPQCLQKVL